One genomic region from Spirosoma sp. KCTC 42546 encodes:
- a CDS encoding PAS domain-containing sensor histidine kinase, with amino-acid sequence MHVSFRTRYLLYIIAIHLAMTGLLFLVLQENKLLFIASEIGLLLSVYAAISIYRRFQQPSEFIASGIEAIRDKDFTVKFVPTGNQEVDELITVYNLMIDQLRQERTRQVEQQFFLEKLIEAAPIAILIFDFDGNVASVNPRASQLLSVRPDDVVGKQLAELGFSLLAQIADLADGESRIMKPNGLETYKVLRSNFMDRGFRRSFLIIEELTSEILASEKKAYSKVIRMMAHEVNNSIGAVNSILDVTQSYVADPDVQHAVRVAIERNDRLNRFMRRFADVVRLPQPQKRAMDIGEIARSVVRLMQPQAELRGVSLQFIGKEANVQVVDVEQLEQVLVNIVKNALEACETGHRVEVISTARQLVIRDNGEPILNDIEANLFNPFYSTKPEGQGIGLTLTREILLNHQFSFSLKTNEDGWTEFLIGFS; translated from the coding sequence ATGCACGTTAGTTTTCGCACCCGCTATTTGCTGTACATTATTGCTATTCATCTGGCAATGACGGGGCTGCTGTTTTTGGTGTTACAGGAAAATAAGCTGCTGTTCATTGCCAGTGAAATCGGACTTTTGCTGTCTGTGTATGCGGCTATCAGTATTTACAGGCGGTTCCAGCAGCCGTCAGAATTCATTGCCTCGGGGATTGAAGCCATTCGGGATAAGGACTTTACGGTCAAGTTCGTGCCGACGGGTAATCAGGAGGTCGATGAATTGATCACCGTCTATAATCTGATGATCGACCAACTTCGGCAGGAGCGGACCCGGCAGGTAGAACAGCAGTTTTTTCTGGAAAAACTCATCGAAGCCGCCCCCATTGCGATTCTGATTTTTGATTTCGACGGGAATGTCGCGTCCGTTAATCCACGAGCCAGTCAACTGCTATCGGTGCGCCCCGACGACGTAGTTGGGAAACAACTAGCGGAACTTGGGTTTTCGCTATTGGCCCAAATTGCTGATCTGGCCGATGGTGAATCGCGGATTATGAAACCCAATGGGCTTGAAACCTACAAAGTCCTGCGGTCGAATTTCATGGATCGCGGTTTCCGACGCTCGTTTCTGATCATTGAGGAACTCACCTCCGAGATTCTGGCGAGTGAGAAGAAAGCCTACAGCAAAGTAATCCGGATGATGGCGCACGAAGTGAACAATTCCATCGGAGCTGTTAATTCAATTCTCGATGTGACGCAGTCCTACGTAGCTGATCCCGATGTGCAACACGCCGTTCGGGTAGCCATCGAACGCAACGACCGACTGAACCGCTTCATGCGCCGGTTTGCTGATGTCGTGCGTTTACCGCAACCCCAGAAGCGGGCTATGGATATCGGTGAAATTGCCCGAAGCGTTGTCCGGTTAATGCAGCCACAGGCCGAGTTGCGGGGTGTTAGTCTTCAATTCATCGGAAAAGAAGCTAACGTTCAGGTGGTTGATGTGGAGCAACTGGAGCAGGTGCTGGTCAATATTGTAAAAAATGCCCTCGAAGCCTGCGAAACGGGCCACCGTGTCGAGGTGATCAGCACGGCACGCCAGCTGGTTATTCGTGATAATGGGGAGCCTATCCTCAATGATATTGAAGCCAATCTGTTCAATCCATTCTACAGCACCAAGCCCGAAGGCCAGGGTATCGGCCTGACACTCACCCGCGAAATTCTCCTGAATCACCAGTTTTCGTTCTCCCTTAAAACCAACGAAGACGGCTGGACCGAATTTTTAATTGGGTTTTCGTGA
- a CDS encoding molybdopterin-dependent oxidoreductase, translating into MSRKSARTRTGKHAVLGLLFILTGFLGTNRAEAQIVLTISGEVTKPLTLQAADLKAMTHTEVIGNDRDGKEHKYSGVPLSELLKQAGATLGSALRGENLTKYVVVKAIDNYEVIFALAEIDPDFTTRVILLADSVDGVSLAQGVGPYRVVVPGEKKPARWIREVKSIEVRFAN; encoded by the coding sequence ATGAGCCGAAAGAGTGCGAGAACACGAACCGGTAAGCACGCGGTCCTAGGCCTGTTGTTCATACTAACGGGTTTCCTTGGGACGAATAGGGCAGAGGCCCAGATAGTGCTGACTATTTCGGGAGAGGTAACTAAACCACTCACCTTACAAGCGGCTGATTTGAAAGCCATGACTCATACCGAGGTAATCGGTAATGATCGGGATGGAAAGGAACACAAGTACTCGGGCGTACCACTCTCGGAACTACTCAAACAGGCAGGAGCAACCTTAGGCAGTGCACTACGGGGCGAAAACCTGACAAAGTATGTCGTGGTGAAAGCGATAGATAATTATGAAGTCATATTCGCACTCGCTGAGATTGACCCGGACTTTACAACACGGGTAATCTTACTGGCCGACTCTGTAGACGGAGTATCACTGGCTCAGGGTGTAGGGCCATACCGGGTGGTAGTTCCTGGAGAGAAAAAGCCTGCCCGCTGGATTCGGGAAGTGAAATCAATTGAGGTGCGATTTGCTAACTGA
- a CDS encoding dipeptidase: MQTRKQFLKNICTIAAGASLLPVDELAAYARPAPKKSIYFDFHCHPGWSMTERNFANNGETVQTISDMKEGHLTSGFLALVADAPLIKPGPKGIIITRKFSPGDGWTEYKRQLQRIKEVFAQVGMPFSTDLNDLSTKSRGPIGYLAVEGGDFLDDQLSRIEEAYQDGVRSIQLVHYAQNGLGDLQTAETTFNGLSSFGKDVVKKMNELGMVIDVAHASFQTAKDVANLTKSPIILSHSILQMEADRPIALRAISKEHAKFVADTGGVIGAWPSGFNKSFDEYVDNIKRLIDVVGIDHVGIGTDMSANFQPVLTNYTQYPQVAEALKAKGLTSQEVDKIMGENARVVLGKIAKSSTKK; encoded by the coding sequence ATGCAAACACGAAAGCAGTTTTTGAAAAATATATGCACAATAGCCGCGGGCGCATCTTTGCTGCCGGTAGATGAGCTGGCAGCCTACGCGAGGCCCGCCCCCAAAAAGTCCATCTATTTTGATTTTCATTGCCATCCCGGCTGGTCGATGACCGAGCGTAACTTTGCCAATAACGGGGAGACCGTGCAAACGATCAGCGACATGAAGGAAGGCCATCTAACCAGTGGGTTTCTTGCGCTGGTAGCCGATGCGCCCCTGATAAAACCAGGCCCAAAAGGAATCATCATTACTCGTAAATTCTCGCCCGGCGATGGCTGGACAGAGTATAAACGCCAGCTTCAGCGGATAAAAGAGGTGTTTGCGCAAGTGGGCATGCCGTTTTCAACCGATCTGAATGACCTGAGTACCAAAAGCCGCGGCCCCATTGGGTACTTGGCTGTGGAAGGGGGTGATTTTTTAGATGATCAGCTAAGCCGGATCGAAGAAGCCTATCAGGACGGGGTTCGCTCCATTCAATTGGTACACTACGCACAAAATGGCCTTGGGGATCTTCAAACGGCCGAAACGACGTTCAATGGATTGTCATCGTTTGGTAAAGATGTCGTCAAAAAGATGAATGAACTGGGTATGGTGATCGATGTGGCCCACGCGTCGTTTCAAACGGCTAAAGATGTGGCCAACCTGACGAAATCCCCGATCATCTTATCGCACAGCATCCTGCAAATGGAGGCCGATCGCCCAATTGCCCTCCGGGCTATTTCAAAAGAGCATGCAAAATTTGTCGCTGACACGGGTGGCGTTATTGGAGCATGGCCTTCGGGATTCAATAAAAGCTTCGATGAATATGTCGATAACATTAAACGACTGATCGATGTGGTGGGCATTGATCACGTCGGGATTGGCACCGATATGAGCGCTAACTTTCAACCGGTGTTAACGAACTATACTCAATATCCGCAGGTAGCGGAAGCCTTGAAAGCAAAAGGACTTACCAGCCAGGAGGTAGATAAAATTATGGGCGAAAACGCCAGAGTTGTTCTGGGCAAGATCGCTAAATCCAGCACAAAGAAGTGA
- a CDS encoding transposase, translating into MKGLTLEQDLYSDYLVVNQGQATATRLAALLEQQLSHDRLTRSLSGADYGSAQLWQVVKPFVQQMAHPDGLLLLDDTVEEKPYSQTNQLISYHFDHTQGRSVKGINQLTALYHSQDTSLPVGFHLVRKTKTIQAKKGPKRVSEQTKQQLFRDLIRQAIANQFPFKYVLADSWYGSVENINYLIDKQKQFIFALKTNRQVALCEADNQQGRHRSMSELGWEETTQHRVWLAGVETALLLTRLVFDNKDGSRGTLYLLTNDLTTDAAQIQSTYGLRWRIEPGRRSGVLQVD; encoded by the coding sequence ATGAAAGGGCTGACGCTGGAACAAGATTTATACTCGGACTATCTGGTGGTCAATCAGGGACAGGCCACTGCCACCCGATTAGCCGCTCTTTTAGAACAGCAGCTCAGCCATGACCGGTTAACTCGTAGCCTAAGCGGGGCTGATTATGGGTCGGCTCAACTCTGGCAAGTTGTTAAGCCCTTTGTACAACAAATGGCCCACCCGGATGGACTCTTACTACTGGATGATACCGTCGAAGAAAAACCCTACAGCCAAACCAATCAGTTGATCAGCTACCACTTTGACCATACTCAAGGCCGTTCGGTCAAAGGCATTAATCAACTCACGGCGCTCTATCACAGTCAGGATACAAGCTTGCCTGTTGGCTTTCATTTAGTGAGAAAGACTAAAACCATTCAAGCCAAGAAAGGGCCTAAACGGGTCAGTGAGCAGACCAAGCAACAACTTTTTCGGGACTTAATTCGGCAGGCAATCGCCAATCAATTCCCGTTTAAGTACGTCTTGGCCGACAGTTGGTATGGTTCCGTGGAAAACATCAACTATCTGATTGACAAACAAAAGCAGTTTATTTTTGCGCTAAAAACCAATCGACAAGTAGCCCTTTGTGAAGCCGATAATCAGCAGGGGCGGCATCGGTCGATGAGTGAGTTAGGCTGGGAGGAGACAACACAACACCGTGTCTGGCTGGCAGGCGTAGAAACCGCCTTGTTGCTGACCAGACTCGTTTTTGATAACAAAGACGGCTCACGGGGGACACTCTATCTGCTGACCAATGACCTCACGACCGATGCTGCTCAGATACAAAGCACGTATGGACTGCGGTGGCGGATCGAACCGGGCCGCCGGAGCGGAGTTCTACAAGTCGATTAA
- the modB gene encoding molybdate ABC transporter permease subunit, producing the protein MPIDWEPIWLTLRLAGITTFILLLIGVPLAGWLALSRFRLKPVIEALISLPLVLPPSVVGFYLLLAFSPTSGLGGWLLKTINLQLVFSFEGLVVASLLYSLPFMVHPIQAGLENLPISWREASYTLGQSRSRTLWRVLLPNCKPALLTGIVLTFAHTIGEFGLVLMIGGNLPGQTRVASIAIYDEVELLHFDTAHTYAALLLGLSFAILLLVYGINKRVTV; encoded by the coding sequence ATGCCCATCGACTGGGAACCCATCTGGCTAACCTTACGCTTAGCCGGTATCACTACGTTTATTCTGCTCCTGATTGGCGTACCACTGGCGGGTTGGCTAGCCCTTAGCCGATTCCGACTTAAACCCGTCATTGAAGCACTAATCAGCCTGCCGTTGGTTCTACCCCCTTCAGTGGTTGGTTTTTACCTGCTGTTAGCCTTTAGCCCAACCAGTGGGTTAGGGGGCTGGTTGTTGAAAACGATTAATCTACAACTCGTCTTCTCGTTCGAAGGCTTAGTCGTAGCTTCACTGCTGTATAGTTTACCGTTTATGGTTCATCCCATTCAGGCTGGATTAGAAAACCTGCCCATTTCCTGGCGTGAGGCATCCTATACATTGGGACAATCGCGAAGCAGAACCCTGTGGCGGGTATTATTGCCCAACTGTAAACCCGCCTTGCTCACCGGAATCGTGTTGACATTTGCGCACACCATCGGCGAATTTGGTCTGGTATTAATGATTGGAGGTAACCTGCCAGGCCAAACACGGGTGGCGTCTATCGCTATTTACGATGAAGTCGAGCTACTTCATTTCGATACGGCTCATACCTATGCGGCTCTGTTGCTGGGCCTTTCATTTGCTATTCTCTTACTGGTTTATGGCATCAATAAACGCGTAACGGTATGA
- a CDS encoding DNA-3-methyladenine glycosylase I, giving the protein MSYCRAIDSMPEERKALHKAYHDYLYGFPIHDDNELFCRLVLEINQAGLSWETILRKEATFRKAYDNFDLKTVAAYTDTDRERLMADPGIIRNRLKINAAIENAKTILQLQAEHGSFDAWLELHHPKTKLEWVKLFKKTFRFTGGEIVNEFLMSIGFLPGAHSADCSVYANVLEARPLWL; this is encoded by the coding sequence ATGTCCTACTGCCGCGCCATCGATTCCATGCCCGAAGAACGGAAAGCCTTACACAAAGCCTATCACGATTATCTGTATGGCTTTCCCATCCACGATGATAATGAGTTGTTTTGCCGATTAGTCTTGGAAATAAATCAGGCTGGCCTGAGCTGGGAAACCATTCTGAGAAAAGAAGCTACTTTCCGAAAGGCGTATGACAATTTCGACTTAAAAACAGTGGCGGCCTATACGGATACAGATCGCGAGAGGCTGATGGCCGATCCCGGTATCATTCGCAATCGGCTAAAAATTAATGCAGCCATCGAAAATGCGAAAACCATCCTACAACTCCAGGCGGAACATGGCTCGTTTGACGCATGGCTGGAACTTCATCATCCAAAAACAAAACTAGAGTGGGTGAAGCTGTTCAAGAAAACGTTTCGCTTCACAGGCGGAGAGATCGTGAATGAGTTTTTGATGAGTATTGGATTTCTGCCCGGCGCCCATTCCGCCGATTGTAGCGTATATGCTAACGTTTTGGAAGCCAGGCCGCTCTGGTTATAA
- a CDS encoding glycosyltransferase family 39 protein, which translates to MTISLILVISAQFLLGFGLITRLRTVSTGFSLLGLSMLTGLGLSTVIPIGIQLSHLPISPTPMFIGLGILAGSSLLLLRGQGNYLRLLFSWKRISFRLFELPFLAFWAYLLVISAWKCAWFPNLPFDTIVGPDLVATFAVREQTLVSSVFTEHLPTASVFSNQPFYAPFSTMQQVIYLLAADDSGPFPFGKVWLTVVVIAFGVFLYAELRERIHPLLAGLLVTILACSPELFAYTFLVQTDWANAAFFATGVILVQRYLASGQPITLVASALMLAFACWTRTETIFFVPIGSLLVWLHSPGIPKKSGFLRATAVSIACLVPVVFWNYGFLRGYIPLPPNASLGKVHGFTDSYVGQLASVYATMNEQVVFDEIYWGYAVPIFLVLTAINVFVFRDKRGLSILLWIAGIYIIFGLLIQHIDGANIPFTFRRGFFKLLFLMYYYLGITSLFRWLSDWLYRWEGKHPASNNLLKLRSDCAFVTI; encoded by the coding sequence ATGACGATATCCCTTATTTTGGTCATCAGCGCCCAATTTCTGCTAGGTTTCGGCCTGATTACCCGGCTTCGAACGGTATCGACTGGATTTAGTTTGCTGGGACTCTCTATGTTGACCGGGCTTGGTCTGAGTACAGTAATCCCCATAGGCATACAGCTTAGCCATCTGCCAATTTCGCCAACGCCGATGTTTATTGGGCTAGGTATACTGGCTGGTTCATCGCTACTCCTGTTACGCGGGCAAGGGAACTACCTGCGCCTGTTGTTTAGCTGGAAACGAATATCATTCCGTCTGTTTGAACTTCCCTTTCTGGCCTTCTGGGCGTATTTACTAGTTATCAGTGCCTGGAAATGCGCCTGGTTTCCGAACCTCCCATTCGATACGATCGTGGGTCCTGATCTGGTAGCAACGTTTGCCGTTCGAGAGCAAACGCTGGTTTCGTCGGTGTTTACAGAGCATCTGCCTACTGCATCGGTTTTCAGTAACCAACCGTTCTATGCACCTTTTAGTACAATGCAGCAGGTTATCTATCTGCTAGCGGCCGATGATTCAGGACCTTTTCCGTTTGGGAAAGTGTGGCTAACAGTAGTGGTCATCGCCTTTGGTGTATTTTTATATGCCGAGTTACGCGAACGCATCCATCCACTTCTGGCCGGACTTCTCGTCACGATCCTCGCCTGCTCACCCGAACTGTTTGCCTATACGTTCCTGGTGCAGACCGACTGGGCCAATGCGGCCTTCTTTGCAACGGGGGTGATACTGGTACAACGCTATCTGGCATCAGGTCAGCCAATAACCCTGGTCGCGAGTGCACTCATGCTGGCCTTTGCCTGCTGGACACGTACCGAAACCATTTTCTTCGTGCCAATTGGCTCGTTACTGGTCTGGCTACATTCTCCAGGTATTCCGAAAAAAAGTGGTTTTCTACGGGCCACCGCTGTATCGATAGCCTGCCTGGTACCAGTTGTCTTCTGGAATTATGGTTTCTTACGAGGGTATATCCCCCTCCCACCAAATGCCAGTCTGGGGAAAGTTCATGGTTTTACAGACAGCTACGTTGGTCAACTCGCGAGTGTATACGCCACTATGAATGAGCAAGTGGTGTTCGATGAGATTTACTGGGGCTATGCTGTACCGATCTTCTTAGTACTAACGGCTATTAACGTTTTTGTTTTTCGAGACAAACGAGGTCTTTCCATTCTCCTCTGGATAGCAGGCATATACATCATCTTTGGGCTTCTCATTCAGCATATTGACGGCGCCAATATTCCGTTTACCTTCCGGCGGGGCTTTTTCAAACTGCTTTTCCTGATGTATTACTACCTGGGCATCACAAGCCTGTTCCGCTGGCTGTCGGATTGGCTATATCGGTGGGAAGGGAAGCACCCAGCCAGCAATAACTTACTGAAGTTACGCAGTGATTGTGCCTTTGTCACAATCTGA
- a CDS encoding DUF3050 domain-containing protein has translation MNARIEQIQQSIEPLRQEIINHKVYDAIQSVDDVRVFMQYHVFAVWDFMSLLKALQLNLTCTSVPWFPKGSAETRYLINEIVAGEESDVDMDGTRKSHFELYLDAMQQCGADTVPIETFVAILKETGDFDQAFTASATPQAANDFVNFTFAIISGNREHQQSAVFTFGREDLIPGMFISIINDLHRKFPDSLSIFKYYLERHIEVDGDHHSQLALQMTANLCGENEQYWLEAEQSVRQALQKRIDLWDCVYEELMEKRKDHQETEMARLV, from the coding sequence ATGAATGCACGAATTGAACAAATTCAACAATCAATTGAGCCGTTGCGGCAGGAGATTATAAACCACAAGGTGTATGACGCCATTCAAAGTGTGGACGATGTCCGAGTGTTCATGCAGTATCACGTATTTGCCGTCTGGGATTTTATGTCGCTACTCAAGGCCCTGCAACTTAATCTCACTTGTACATCGGTTCCCTGGTTTCCGAAGGGCTCGGCGGAAACTCGCTATTTAATCAATGAAATCGTTGCCGGCGAAGAATCGGATGTCGATATGGACGGCACCCGTAAAAGCCACTTTGAACTGTATCTGGATGCTATGCAACAGTGCGGTGCTGATACAGTACCAATAGAAACATTTGTCGCGATCCTGAAAGAAACGGGTGATTTCGATCAGGCGTTTACAGCCTCAGCAACCCCGCAGGCCGCCAACGATTTTGTAAATTTTACCTTTGCTATTATTTCGGGTAATCGGGAGCACCAGCAATCGGCGGTGTTTACGTTCGGGCGCGAAGACCTGATTCCCGGCATGTTTATTTCGATCATCAACGACCTGCACAGGAAATTCCCGGATAGCCTGTCCATCTTCAAATACTACCTCGAACGCCACATTGAAGTCGACGGTGATCACCATAGCCAACTAGCGCTACAAATGACGGCCAATCTATGCGGAGAGAATGAACAATACTGGCTGGAAGCCGAACAGTCTGTTCGTCAGGCTTTGCAAAAACGCATTGACCTCTGGGACTGTGTGTATGAGGAGTTAATGGAAAAGCGAAAGGATCATCAAGAGACAGAGATGGCTCGTTTGGTTTAG
- the modA gene encoding molybdate ABC transporter substrate-binding protein, translating into MKKLLIFLLVYSITGFAHCQPLRVAVAANAQFVMEQLKVAFQKKTGIEVESIVNSSGKLTTQIQQGAPYDVFLSADVDYPQTLHKAGLTVDAPLVYAYGSLVLWTRSDLPLTADLTILSDPAVRHIAIANPATAPYGEAAVSFLKSKKLLEVVQPKIVYGESIAQVNQYILTGAAEVGFTAKSVVLDPSLTKRGHWLDLPTTGYSPIAQGVVVLKRTSLPKEARQFMAFLRSPAARRILQQFGYH; encoded by the coding sequence ATGAAAAAACTACTCATATTTCTTCTCGTATACTCCATAACAGGGTTTGCTCATTGTCAGCCTCTGCGCGTAGCGGTGGCGGCTAACGCGCAATTTGTGATGGAGCAATTGAAGGTCGCATTCCAGAAAAAGACGGGTATTGAAGTTGAGTCAATTGTGAACTCTTCGGGAAAGCTAACGACGCAAATTCAACAGGGGGCCCCCTATGATGTATTTCTATCAGCCGATGTCGACTATCCGCAAACCTTGCACAAAGCTGGACTTACGGTGGATGCACCGCTAGTGTATGCCTATGGCTCACTGGTTCTCTGGACACGAAGCGATCTACCCTTAACGGCTGATTTAACGATATTGTCAGACCCGGCTGTTCGCCATATAGCCATTGCTAACCCGGCAACGGCTCCGTATGGCGAAGCAGCAGTTTCGTTCCTGAAATCCAAAAAGTTGCTGGAAGTGGTACAGCCTAAAATTGTGTACGGCGAAAGCATTGCCCAGGTCAATCAATACATACTGACGGGCGCAGCAGAGGTAGGGTTTACGGCTAAATCGGTCGTGCTCGATCCCAGCCTGACAAAGCGCGGACATTGGCTCGATTTGCCAACAACGGGTTATTCTCCTATTGCGCAGGGCGTAGTTGTTTTGAAACGAACCAGCTTACCTAAAGAAGCCCGGCAATTCATGGCATTTTTGCGTAGTCCGGCAGCCCGCCGTATTTTGCAGCAGTTTGGGTATCATTGA
- a CDS encoding sulfate/molybdate ABC transporter ATP-binding protein: protein MIKLDITMPRLFAEGASELQVQLDLETGSLTALVGPSGSGKTTLLRLLAGLETPGTGHIEVNETIWLDKSQGINRTPQQRSIGYVFQDTGLFPNMTVRENIQYAAPAGREALVDELIEATGLEPFVNQKPVRLSGGQRQRVALARALVRRPQLLLLDEPFAALDEVASQMLRQMLRQLHQNWGTTTILVSHHEVDVQALADRVVRLVQGRIQSDERIVDRGSDSSIRELITRIDYDEARQQWVIETTTTQVYSSNPVWANWRVGDSIRIDSSLK from the coding sequence ATGATCAAACTGGACATAACCATGCCGCGTCTGTTTGCCGAAGGAGCCAGTGAACTTCAAGTGCAACTAGACTTGGAAACGGGTAGTTTAACCGCACTGGTTGGGCCTTCTGGCTCTGGAAAAACAACCCTTCTTCGGTTACTGGCTGGGCTGGAAACTCCTGGCACGGGCCATATTGAGGTTAATGAAACGATATGGCTGGATAAAAGCCAGGGTATTAACCGCACTCCCCAGCAACGGTCCATTGGCTATGTATTTCAGGACACAGGCCTGTTTCCGAATATGACGGTTCGGGAAAATATTCAATATGCGGCTCCCGCTGGTCGGGAAGCTTTAGTAGATGAACTGATTGAGGCCACGGGCCTGGAACCATTCGTGAATCAGAAGCCTGTTCGTTTGTCGGGCGGCCAGCGTCAGCGGGTAGCCCTGGCTCGTGCGCTGGTTCGTCGGCCACAACTGTTGTTACTGGATGAACCGTTTGCCGCTCTTGATGAAGTAGCTAGTCAGATGCTCAGACAGATGTTGCGACAACTTCATCAGAACTGGGGCACAACTACGATTTTGGTGAGTCACCACGAGGTTGATGTACAGGCGTTAGCGGATCGGGTTGTTCGGTTGGTGCAGGGACGCATTCAATCCGATGAGCGTATTGTCGACCGTGGTTCAGATAGCTCAATACGGGAACTTATCACACGTATAGACTATGATGAAGCCCGCCAACAATGGGTTATCGAGACAACTACCACGCAAGTTTACTCGTCAAATCCGGTCTGGGCAAACTGGCGGGTAGGTGATTCGATACGGATCGACTCATCGTTGAAGTAA
- a CDS encoding DUF4832 domain-containing protein produces the protein MNYPNYLLALVACCGLAMPTSVQAQDRNLTYRESQDDFLNPERGFYIPISTSSARFVPLDAAALTTYRTQPQRVSKATYSIYCSLVYRSYRLETFKDSPLSADFLENVRADFAIARTSGVKLILRFAYTDKATNGDCPDQYKICPPYGDAPKAIVLNHIRQLSPLLHENADVIAVFQMGFIGIWGENYFTDYFGDASTNGLSVVPDSSWQDRNQVLAALLQALPTDRMVQVRTPQIKQRFVYGPKAPITSAAMPATAGFGASPTARIGFHNDCFLASPDDYGTFYDVGNSSTKRGPATEVLRRYMAQDSHYTAVGGETCDDAFSPQNDCAPLGRAEQEMALMHYSYLNASYNNDVNNDWQANGCMDNIRRRLGYRFVLRKATLAESGKAGQSITVAFTVDNVGYASPYNPRPLQLILRHTKTGVVHTLPLKTDVRRLLPGSHQLRQSVKLPEDLKAGQYELLLNLPDSYASLATNPAYSIRLANDGLWEAQTGFNKLNHVLTVR, from the coding sequence ATGAATTATCCTAACTATTTGCTTGCGCTGGTGGCCTGCTGCGGTTTAGCGATGCCGACGAGCGTACAGGCACAGGACCGCAATCTAACGTACCGAGAGAGTCAGGACGATTTTTTAAATCCAGAACGAGGTTTTTACATTCCGATTTCTACGTCGTCGGCCCGGTTTGTACCGCTTGATGCCGCTGCGCTAACGACCTACCGAACCCAGCCGCAACGTGTCTCCAAGGCTACTTATTCAATCTACTGCTCGCTGGTGTATCGGAGTTACCGGCTGGAAACGTTTAAAGACAGTCCGCTCAGTGCGGATTTTCTGGAAAACGTGCGGGCCGATTTTGCCATTGCCCGTACTTCCGGCGTCAAACTCATTCTTCGATTCGCCTATACCGATAAAGCCACCAACGGCGATTGTCCCGATCAATACAAAATATGTCCGCCCTATGGCGATGCCCCCAAAGCTATTGTGTTGAACCACATTCGGCAGCTAAGCCCTTTACTCCATGAAAATGCCGATGTGATTGCTGTTTTCCAGATGGGTTTCATTGGCATTTGGGGCGAAAATTACTTTACCGATTATTTCGGCGATGCATCTACCAATGGGCTGAGCGTTGTGCCTGATAGTAGCTGGCAGGATCGCAACCAGGTACTGGCGGCTCTCCTACAGGCACTTCCCACCGACCGCATGGTGCAGGTGCGTACCCCCCAGATTAAGCAACGATTTGTTTATGGCCCCAAAGCACCCATTACGTCGGCAGCTATGCCTGCTACTGCTGGCTTTGGCGCTTCTCCCACCGCCCGGATTGGCTTTCACAACGATTGCTTTCTGGCCAGCCCCGACGATTATGGGACATTTTATGACGTGGGCAATTCGTCGACCAAGCGCGGGCCCGCTACGGAGGTGCTCCGCCGGTATATGGCCCAGGATAGCCACTATACCGCCGTTGGGGGCGAAACCTGCGATGATGCCTTCAGCCCCCAAAACGACTGCGCGCCCCTCGGCCGTGCTGAGCAGGAAATGGCCCTGATGCACTATAGTTACCTGAACGCCAGCTATAATAACGACGTGAACAACGACTGGCAGGCCAATGGCTGCATGGACAACATTCGTCGCCGACTGGGCTACCGGTTTGTGCTTCGGAAGGCCACACTCGCTGAATCCGGAAAGGCGGGGCAGTCTATAACCGTTGCGTTCACTGTTGATAATGTGGGGTATGCTTCTCCCTACAACCCAAGGCCGCTTCAACTCATTCTGCGACATACGAAAACGGGGGTAGTCCATACGCTTCCCTTAAAAACGGATGTTCGACGGTTGCTGCCCGGCTCGCATCAGCTCCGTCAGTCGGTCAAACTTCCTGAAGATCTAAAAGCGGGGCAATATGAGTTGCTTTTAAATTTGCCCGATAGCTATGCCTCTCTGGCGACTAACCCGGCTTACAGCATTCGCTTGGCCAATGACGGGCTCTGGGAAGCCCAAACGGGATTTAACAAACTGAACCATGTGCTTACGGTCCGCTGA